Proteins found in one Halobaculum sp. MBLA0147 genomic segment:
- the purH gene encoding bifunctional phosphoribosylaminoimidazolecarboxamide formyltransferase/IMP cyclohydrolase, protein MQVAGMASNRGRNLRRIADFAPGGAELAVVVTNDADAPVLEAAAERGIPTEVVERPADQDREVHERRILDALADYDVELVCLDGYMRVLTPTFLESAPTTLNVHPSLLPAFPGQDAHEQVLDAGVRVSGCTVHVVTEAVDAGPVVTQEAVPVYADDDVETLKARVLEEGEYAAYPRAVRWFAEGRVEVDYDVGEVRVAGDTDGTVRIEGGETVDGPTGTDPTPTAFPSRRLTATEHVRDLRYGENPHQDAALYADGREAGATVVHADQLNEGAKALSYNNYNDTDAAVELVREFDDPAAAVIKHTNPAGCATADTLADAYADALATDPKSAFGGIVALNRECDAATAEQVTDSFKEVVAAPSYTDDALAVLRESDNLRVLELGDSDDQPFGRDAAADTTEVKLAGGRLVQDRDRQAPTVADLEVVTEREPTDEELESLLFAWRTIKHVKSNAILFADGTETVGVGAGQVSRVDAVELAAKKAAQDAEGKDSEGAVMASDAFFPFPDGIEAAVDAGIEAVIQPGGSVNDDDVIAAADEHDVAMVLTGSRAFRHD, encoded by the coding sequence ATGCAAGTCGCCGGGATGGCGAGCAACAGGGGCCGGAACCTCCGACGGATCGCAGACTTCGCGCCGGGCGGTGCGGAACTGGCCGTGGTCGTGACCAACGACGCCGACGCACCGGTGTTGGAGGCCGCCGCGGAGCGTGGAATCCCGACGGAGGTCGTCGAGCGACCTGCCGACCAGGACCGGGAAGTCCACGAACGGCGCATCCTCGACGCGCTGGCCGACTACGACGTCGAGTTGGTGTGTCTCGACGGCTACATGCGCGTGCTCACGCCGACGTTCCTCGAGTCCGCGCCGACGACACTGAACGTCCACCCGTCGCTGTTGCCCGCCTTCCCGGGGCAGGACGCCCACGAGCAAGTACTGGACGCCGGCGTCCGCGTCTCCGGGTGCACGGTCCACGTCGTGACGGAGGCCGTCGACGCCGGCCCGGTCGTCACCCAGGAGGCGGTCCCGGTGTACGCCGACGACGACGTGGAGACGCTGAAGGCGCGCGTCTTGGAGGAGGGAGAGTACGCCGCCTACCCGCGTGCCGTCCGCTGGTTCGCGGAGGGACGCGTCGAGGTCGACTACGACGTGGGCGAGGTGCGCGTCGCGGGCGACACGGACGGCACGGTGCGGATCGAGGGTGGTGAGACGGTCGACGGCCCGACTGGTACCGACCCGACGCCGACCGCGTTCCCGAGTCGCCGGCTGACGGCCACGGAACACGTCCGCGACCTGCGGTACGGGGAGAACCCACACCAGGACGCCGCGCTGTACGCCGACGGACGCGAGGCGGGCGCGACGGTGGTCCACGCCGACCAGTTGAACGAGGGTGCGAAGGCGCTGTCGTACAACAACTACAACGACACGGACGCGGCGGTCGAACTCGTCCGGGAGTTCGACGATCCCGCGGCGGCGGTGATCAAACATACCAACCCGGCGGGGTGTGCGACGGCGGACACGCTGGCGGACGCCTACGCCGACGCGCTGGCGACGGACCCGAAGTCCGCCTTCGGCGGTATCGTCGCGCTCAACCGCGAGTGTGACGCCGCCACCGCCGAGCAGGTCACCGACTCGTTCAAGGAGGTCGTCGCCGCGCCGAGTTACACCGACGACGCGCTGGCGGTGCTTCGCGAGTCGGACAACCTCCGCGTGTTGGAGTTGGGTGACTCCGACGACCAGCCGTTCGGCCGCGACGCGGCGGCCGACACCACCGAGGTGAAGCTCGCGGGTGGGCGACTCGTGCAGGACCGCGACCGGCAGGCCCCGACGGTCGCGGACCTGGAGGTCGTCACGGAGCGCGAGCCCACCGACGAGGAGCTGGAGAGTCTGCTGTTCGCCTGGCGGACGATCAAACACGTCAAGTCGAACGCCATCCTGTTCGCGGACGGCACGGAGACGGTCGGTGTGGGCGCCGGCCAGGTGTCTCGCGTCGACGCGGTGGAGTTGGCCGCGAAGAAGGCCGCCCAGGACGCCGAGGGGAAGGACAGCGAGGGCGCGGTGATGGCCTCGGACGCCTTCTTCCCGTTCCCGGACGGCATCGAGGCGGCCGTCGACGCCGGGATCGAGGCCGTGATCCAGCCCGGCGGGAGCGTGAACGACGACGACGTGATCGCCGCCGCCGACGAGCACGACGTGGCGATGGTGCTCACCGGCTCGCGGGCGTTCCGGCACGACTAG
- a CDS encoding small ribosomal subunit Rsm22 family protein — MSVDRESLRETAKYLQNVRPIDPEEVYEYLESQPHPAVVRTALREEAFELGLRETDEGTFVPVDEEPAPAPGWAPTAYPERYDRAVEDLLIERFGRDWATGESGYRLRERIRELKETYYRGEDVSYDAEAALAYAVYHAGDFYAATGYALDPLAERGLLPRRLRVLDVGAGTGGPAVALHDYLPDDAVVEYHAVEPSANADVLERVLDETGRNFRTTIHRTTAEAFDPGSVDAVDLLLFGNVLSELAEPTATVERYCETLADDGTCLLLAPADLATATELRTVERAVATPETGRSVFAPPSRLWPDAVPSDRGWSFDEREPIAVPATQARLAEAADPDEFPDREELDADQFRNTSVRFAYALIRPDGERRLPVRANAERHARLAESETHVTNRVNLLACKLSRNLAEGDGNPLYRVGDGSQTVDHYAVLTNETVLNDDLATAAYGSVLSFENVLVLWNDDEGAYNLVCDGETVVDFVG, encoded by the coding sequence GTGAGCGTCGACCGCGAGTCGCTGCGCGAGACGGCGAAGTACCTCCAGAACGTGCGGCCCATCGACCCCGAGGAGGTGTACGAGTACCTCGAGTCCCAGCCACACCCGGCGGTCGTCAGGACTGCACTGCGCGAGGAGGCGTTCGAGCTGGGCCTCCGCGAGACGGACGAGGGCACTTTCGTCCCGGTCGACGAGGAGCCGGCACCGGCTCCCGGGTGGGCCCCGACAGCGTACCCCGAGCGGTACGACCGTGCCGTCGAGGACCTGTTGATCGAGCGGTTCGGGCGCGACTGGGCGACGGGCGAGAGCGGCTACCGGCTCCGCGAGCGGATTCGCGAATTGAAGGAGACCTACTACCGCGGCGAGGACGTGTCGTACGACGCGGAGGCGGCGCTGGCGTACGCGGTCTACCACGCGGGCGACTTCTACGCCGCGACCGGCTACGCGCTCGACCCGCTGGCCGAGCGGGGGCTGCTGCCGCGACGACTCCGCGTGCTCGACGTAGGTGCCGGGACGGGTGGGCCGGCGGTCGCACTCCACGACTACCTCCCGGACGACGCGGTGGTGGAGTACCACGCCGTCGAGCCGAGCGCGAACGCAGACGTGTTGGAGCGGGTGCTCGACGAGACCGGGCGCAACTTCCGGACGACGATCCACCGGACGACCGCCGAGGCGTTCGACCCCGGCAGCGTGGATGCGGTCGACCTCCTGCTGTTCGGGAACGTGCTCTCGGAGTTGGCGGAGCCGACGGCGACGGTCGAGCGGTACTGCGAGACGCTGGCCGACGACGGGACGTGTCTCCTACTCGCGCCGGCGGACCTCGCCACGGCGACGGAACTCCGGACGGTTGAGCGGGCGGTTGCGACCCCGGAGACGGGCCGCTCGGTGTTCGCGCCGCCGTCGCGGCTGTGGCCGGACGCGGTGCCGTCGGACCGCGGGTGGTCGTTCGACGAACGCGAGCCGATCGCGGTGCCGGCGACGCAGGCGCGACTCGCCGAGGCGGCGGACCCAGACGAGTTCCCGGACCGCGAGGAGCTGGACGCCGACCAGTTCCGCAACACGAGCGTCCGGTTCGCGTACGCGCTGATCCGACCGGACGGGGAGCGGCGGCTGCCGGTGCGGGCGAACGCGGAGCGACACGCGAGACTCGCGGAGTCGGAGACGCACGTCACGAACCGCGTGAACCTGTTGGCGTGTAAGCTCTCGCGGAACCTCGCGGAGGGGGACGGGAACCCGCTGTACCGAGTCGGAGACGGCTCACAGACGGTGGACCACTACGCCGTGCTCACGAACGAGACGGTGTTGAACGACGACCTGGCGACGGCGGCGTACGGGAGCGTGTTGTCCTTCGAGAACGTGCTCGTACTGTGGAACGACGACGAGGGCGCGTACAACCTCGTCTGTGACGGCGAGACGGTCGTCGACTTCGTCGGCTGA
- a CDS encoding prephenate dehydrogenase/arogenate dehydrogenase family protein, which translates to MQLLVVGAGEMGRWLADTLAPAVDAAAFADRDAAAAEAAAREVGRTHETLSTRAVASETGESFDVVALAVPIPAVGSAVRSHAPNATGAVVDVAGTMETPLRAMERHAVSEYASFHPLFAPPRAPGRIAYVPGEAGETVGRVRTAMADAGNEVFETTAAAHDTAMESVQSGAHAAVLAYALATESVDDRFHTPVSGDLAELVRTVTEGDPRVYADIQATFDGADAVADAAAEIAEAAETGDDERFAALFERARERVDGLDPRREADEEAEPDGGDRP; encoded by the coding sequence GTGCAACTACTAGTGGTCGGAGCCGGCGAGATGGGGCGCTGGCTCGCCGACACGCTCGCGCCGGCCGTCGACGCGGCGGCGTTCGCGGACCGGGACGCGGCGGCGGCGGAGGCGGCCGCGCGCGAGGTCGGACGGACACACGAGACGCTGTCGACGCGGGCCGTCGCCTCGGAGACCGGGGAGTCGTTCGACGTGGTCGCGCTCGCGGTGCCCATCCCCGCGGTCGGGAGCGCGGTCCGGAGTCACGCCCCGAACGCGACCGGCGCGGTGGTCGACGTGGCCGGGACGATGGAGACGCCGCTGCGTGCGATGGAGCGCCACGCCGTCTCGGAGTACGCGAGCTTCCACCCGCTGTTCGCGCCGCCGCGAGCACCCGGGCGGATCGCCTACGTCCCCGGCGAGGCAGGCGAGACCGTCGGACGGGTTCGGACGGCGATGGCCGATGCCGGCAACGAGGTGTTCGAGACGACCGCCGCTGCCCACGACACGGCGATGGAGAGCGTCCAGTCCGGCGCCCACGCCGCGGTGCTGGCGTACGCGCTGGCGACGGAGTCCGTCGACGACCGCTTCCACACGCCCGTCTCTGGCGACCTCGCGGAACTCGTCCGGACCGTCACGGAGGGCGACCCGCGAGTGTACGCGGACATCCAGGCGACGTTCGACGGCGCGGACGCGGTGGCGGACGCGGCAGCCGAGATCGCCGAGGCGGCGGAGACGGGCGACGACGAGCGGTTCGCGGCGCTGTTCGAGCGGGCACGCGAGCGTGTAGACGGGCTCGATCCGCGTCGGGAGGCCGACGAAGAGGCCGAGCCGGACGGCGGTGATCGACCGTGA
- a CDS encoding nucleoside phosphorylase, producing MVDDSEDPNDDEQYHLEVSPEDVADTVLLPGDPDRVETITAFWDDAEERARHREYRTLTGTYEGTEISVTSTGIGAPSAAIAVEELARVGVDTFLRVGSCGAIQPDMEVGDLVITTGAVRQEGTSHAYVREDYPAAADYEVVTALVAAAERLGYDYHTGVTMSADSFYAGQGRPGFDGYEAPEMDTLVEELQEAKVRNIEMEASAIVTLASIFGLRAGAVCTVYANRETGEFQVEGENRAAETASLAVKLLAKMDEVKAEAGADRWHAGLSIE from the coding sequence ATGGTCGACGACAGCGAGGACCCGAACGACGACGAGCAGTACCACCTCGAAGTGTCGCCCGAGGACGTCGCCGACACGGTCCTCCTGCCGGGAGATCCGGACCGTGTCGAGACGATCACGGCGTTCTGGGACGACGCGGAGGAACGGGCCCGGCACCGCGAGTACCGCACGCTCACCGGTACCTACGAGGGGACGGAGATCTCCGTCACCTCGACGGGGATCGGCGCGCCCTCGGCGGCCATCGCCGTAGAGGAGTTGGCCCGCGTCGGCGTCGACACCTTCCTCCGTGTCGGCTCGTGTGGCGCGATCCAGCCGGACATGGAGGTCGGCGATCTGGTGATCACCACCGGCGCGGTGCGCCAGGAGGGGACGAGCCACGCGTACGTCCGCGAAGACTACCCTGCCGCGGCGGACTACGAGGTCGTGACGGCGCTGGTCGCCGCCGCCGAGCGACTCGGCTACGACTACCACACCGGCGTGACGATGTCCGCCGACAGCTTCTACGCCGGACAGGGGCGGCCGGGGTTCGACGGCTACGAGGCGCCGGAGATGGACACGCTCGTCGAGGAGCTGCAGGAGGCGAAGGTGCGCAACATCGAGATGGAGGCGTCCGCCATCGTCACGCTCGCGAGCATCTTCGGGCTGCGTGCCGGCGCCGTCTGTACGGTGTACGCGAACCGCGAGACCGGCGAGTTCCAGGTGGAGGGGGAGAACCGCGCCGCCGAGACGGCCAGTCTGGCGGTGAAGCTGCTCGCGAAGATGGACGAAGTGAAGGCCGAAGCCGGCGCGGACCGCTGGCACGCCGGGCTCTCGATCGAGTAG
- a CDS encoding glycosyltransferase, which produces MQTVAAFTDTYLPTVNGVTYTVQTWRERWRDRGGRMDVVFPEAPTYDPDPTAGEHPTTSFGFPFYEGFRFGLPGVPDAVRRSDPEVVHAHTPFGLGLSALYLARRRDVPLVASYHTPTAEYADYLAKGPLATVVEGSARTYERWFMNRADVVVAPSEPARDHLREIGVETPVRIVPNGVDASFFAPADEAARAAFRDRHDLPDGPLVGYTGRHGYEKDLTEIPPAVAAAETDATVVFGGEGPAREAVRAACEEHDVDARFLGFLDREALPTFYSVLDAFLFPSPVETQGLVALEATACGTPVVGVDAGALAETVDDGDDGLHFPRGDTAAFADAVDRALAERDRLRENCLGERDTASAEHAVDVLADVYDDVRR; this is translated from the coding sequence ATGCAGACCGTCGCGGCCTTCACCGACACGTACCTGCCGACGGTGAACGGGGTCACGTACACCGTCCAGACGTGGCGCGAGCGGTGGCGCGACCGCGGTGGGCGGATGGACGTGGTGTTCCCGGAGGCGCCGACGTACGACCCCGACCCGACGGCGGGCGAACACCCGACGACGAGCTTCGGCTTCCCGTTCTACGAGGGGTTCCGGTTCGGGCTCCCCGGCGTGCCCGACGCCGTCCGGCGCTCCGACCCGGAGGTGGTCCACGCACACACGCCGTTCGGGCTGGGGCTGTCGGCGCTGTACCTCGCGCGACGGCGCGACGTGCCGCTGGTGGCGTCGTACCACACGCCGACGGCGGAGTACGCCGACTACCTCGCGAAGGGGCCGCTGGCGACCGTCGTCGAGGGGAGCGCCCGCACCTACGAACGGTGGTTCATGAACCGCGCGGACGTGGTGGTCGCCCCCTCCGAGCCCGCTCGCGACCACCTCCGAGAGATCGGCGTCGAGACACCCGTGCGGATCGTGCCGAACGGCGTCGACGCGTCGTTCTTCGCACCCGCCGACGAGGCGGCGCGGGCGGCGTTCCGCGACCGACACGACCTGCCGGACGGCCCGCTGGTCGGGTACACCGGTCGCCACGGCTACGAGAAGGACCTGACCGAGATCCCGCCGGCAGTCGCCGCGGCCGAGACGGACGCGACGGTGGTGTTCGGCGGCGAGGGGCCGGCACGCGAGGCCGTGCGGGCCGCCTGTGAGGAGCACGACGTAGACGCGCGCTTCCTCGGGTTCCTGGACCGCGAGGCACTGCCGACGTTCTACTCCGTGTTGGACGCGTTCCTGTTCCCGTCGCCCGTGGAGACGCAGGGACTCGTCGCGCTGGAGGCGACGGCGTGTGGGACACCGGTGGTGGGCGTCGACGCCGGCGCGTTGGCCGAGACGGTCGACGACGGGGATGACGGCCTCCACTTCCCGCGGGGCGACACGGCAGCGTTCGCGGACGCCGTCGACCGGGCGCTCGCCGAGCGCGACCGGCTGCGCGAGAACTGTCTCGGCGAGCGCGACACCGCGAGCGCCGAACACGCGGTCGACGTGTTGGCGGACGTGTACGACGACGTACGGCGGTGA
- a CDS encoding nucleoside deaminase: MTDVPETPTDDPTDHYPDLDHERYVERTLELAREAAKRGDNPYGSLLVDPEAEDGPTVVAEARNTVVTDEDLRGHPELTLAARARSDLPAAVRERTIMYTSTEPCPMCAGGIAHSGLAAVVHSVSQEHAAQFAGRDDVLPSRVVYDRTGADTVSLGPVTPEAGIAVHHDHSE, encoded by the coding sequence GTGACCGACGTACCCGAGACGCCGACGGACGACCCGACGGACCACTACCCCGACTTGGACCACGAGCGCTACGTCGAGCGGACGCTGGAACTCGCCCGCGAGGCCGCCAAGCGCGGCGACAATCCCTACGGCTCGCTGCTCGTCGACCCCGAGGCCGAGGACGGCCCCACCGTCGTCGCCGAGGCGCGCAACACCGTCGTCACCGACGAGGACCTCCGTGGCCACCCGGAGCTGACACTCGCGGCCCGCGCCCGCAGCGACCTGCCGGCGGCGGTCCGCGAGCGGACGATCATGTACACGAGCACGGAGCCGTGTCCGATGTGTGCCGGCGGGATCGCACACAGCGGCCTCGCGGCCGTCGTCCACAGCGTCTCCCAGGAACACGCCGCCCAGTTCGCCGGTCGGGACGACGTGCTCCCCTCGCGCGTCGTCTACGACCGGACCGGGGCGGACACCGTCTCGCTCGGCCCCGTCACGCCCGAGGCTGGCATTGCCGTCCACCACGACCACTCCGAGTGA
- a CDS encoding MATE family efflux transporter → MSLRERVSGLFKGRDEFDLTSGEIGKPLFYLSLPIVVTNLLQTAYNLADTFWLGQYSTEALAAISFAFPMVFLLIAFGMGVSVAGSILVAQHTGAEEPGKAEYAASQTVTFAILVASLFGAVGFLGVESFAGILGAQPAVAPLVGDYMRVISAGLPVMFGFFVFISLMRGYGDTITPMLVMFGTVVFNIVADPFLIFGFESNPLFGMLGLGGLEATLFSLTGYTGNGVAGAAYATVFSRGLAFVVGIAIMLRGSRGVQIHLREMVPDFGYARKLVRIGIPASVEGTGRALSVNLMLVVVGFFPTTVVAGFGIAVRVFSVVFLPAIAVARGVETMTGQNIGAEKPDRAAAAAKLASRVMFAILLGVGVVTWVAAAPIAAVFTNDPEVIRVTEEFLRWVAPTFGFIGVMRSYNGSLRGAGKTLTAAAISISMLGVIRLPLAYFAVRPPAVLGIESLGTIGIWIAFAVSNTLGAIIAWGWYQRGTWRDADVRDEPGPALGDDATEADESESGDAEPGDPGEPTVGDD, encoded by the coding sequence GTGAGCCTCCGCGAGCGGGTGAGCGGGTTGTTCAAGGGTCGCGACGAGTTCGACCTGACGAGCGGCGAGATCGGCAAGCCGCTGTTCTACCTCTCCCTGCCGATCGTCGTCACCAACCTCCTCCAGACGGCGTACAACCTCGCGGACACGTTCTGGCTCGGCCAGTACAGCACGGAGGCGTTGGCGGCGATCTCGTTCGCCTTCCCGATGGTGTTCCTGTTGATCGCCTTCGGGATGGGCGTCTCCGTCGCGGGGTCGATCCTCGTCGCCCAACACACCGGCGCAGAGGAGCCCGGGAAGGCGGAGTACGCCGCCTCGCAGACGGTGACGTTCGCGATCCTCGTCGCGTCGCTGTTCGGCGCGGTCGGGTTCCTCGGCGTGGAGTCGTTCGCGGGGATCCTCGGCGCACAGCCGGCCGTCGCGCCGCTCGTCGGCGACTACATGCGGGTGATCTCCGCCGGACTGCCGGTGATGTTCGGCTTCTTCGTGTTCATCTCGCTGATGCGCGGCTACGGGGACACGATCACGCCGATGCTGGTGATGTTCGGGACGGTCGTGTTCAACATCGTCGCGGACCCGTTCCTCATCTTCGGGTTCGAGTCGAACCCGCTGTTCGGGATGCTCGGGCTCGGTGGACTAGAGGCGACACTGTTCTCGCTGACCGGCTACACGGGGAACGGTGTCGCGGGGGCGGCGTACGCGACGGTGTTCTCCCGCGGGTTGGCGTTCGTCGTCGGGATCGCGATCATGCTGCGCGGGAGTCGTGGGGTCCAGATCCACCTCCGGGAGATGGTGCCGGACTTCGGGTACGCTCGCAAGCTCGTGCGGATCGGGATCCCGGCCTCCGTGGAGGGCACCGGTCGCGCGCTGTCGGTGAACCTGATGTTGGTCGTCGTCGGCTTCTTCCCGACGACGGTGGTCGCCGGCTTCGGGATCGCCGTCCGGGTGTTCTCCGTCGTCTTCCTCCCCGCCATCGCGGTCGCGCGGGGCGTCGAGACGATGACGGGCCAGAACATCGGCGCGGAGAAACCCGACCGCGCGGCCGCCGCGGCCAAACTCGCCAGTCGGGTGATGTTCGCGATCCTGCTCGGCGTCGGCGTGGTGACGTGGGTCGCCGCCGCACCCATCGCGGCGGTGTTCACGAACGACCCCGAGGTGATCCGCGTCACGGAGGAGTTCCTACGGTGGGTCGCGCCGACGTTCGGCTTCATCGGCGTGATGCGATCCTACAACGGGAGTCTCCGCGGTGCGGGGAAGACGCTCACCGCGGCGGCAATCTCGATCTCGATGTTGGGTGTGATCCGCCTCCCGCTGGCGTACTTCGCGGTCCGCCCGCCGGCGGTGTTGGGGATCGAGTCGCTCGGAACCATCGGGATCTGGATCGCGTTCGCGGTGTCGAACACGCTCGGTGCGATCATCGCGTGGGGTTGGTACCAGCGCGGCACCTGGCGCGACGCGGACGTGCGCGACGAGCCCGGCCCGGCCCTCGGCGACGACGCGACGGAGGCAGACGAGTCGGAGTCCGGCGACGCCGAGCCCGGGGACCCCGGCGAGCCGACCGTCGGCGACGACTGA